One window of Robiginitalea biformata HTCC2501 genomic DNA carries:
- the gdhA gene encoding NADP-specific glutamate dehydrogenase — translation MADYKDKIDAFMEEVTSRNGHEPEFIQAVQEVAETVIPYIAEQEIYSGKNILLRMVEPERLISFRVAWVDDDGEIHVNRGYRIQMNSAIGPYKGGLRFHPSVNASILKFLAFEQVFKNSLTTLPMGGGKGGSDFDPKGKSDDEVMRFCHAFMTELCRHIGPNTDVPAGDIGVGAREIGFLFGMYKKIRNEFTGVLTGKGLSWGGSKIRPEATGYGTVYFAQNMLETRNDSIEGKTVAVSGSGNVAQYAAEKVLQLGGKVVTLSDSGGHIHDPDGIDAEKLAWVMDLKNNRRGRISEYVKQYPGASYHKGKAPWHVACQVALPCATQNELNGEDAKTLIKNGCICVAEGANMPSTPEAIHAFHDARILFAPGKASNAGGVATSGLEMSQNSLRISWTREEVDQRLKGIMSDIHDSCIEYGREDDGYCNYVKGANIAGFVKVADAMLAQGVI, via the coding sequence ATGGCTGATTATAAAGACAAAATTGATGCCTTTATGGAGGAGGTTACCTCCCGGAACGGGCACGAGCCGGAATTCATCCAGGCCGTTCAGGAAGTAGCCGAAACGGTTATTCCCTACATCGCCGAACAGGAAATTTACAGCGGGAAGAACATCCTGCTGCGCATGGTGGAACCCGAACGGTTGATTTCCTTCCGGGTAGCCTGGGTGGACGACGACGGGGAAATCCACGTAAACCGCGGCTACCGGATCCAGATGAACTCGGCTATCGGACCATACAAAGGCGGCCTGCGTTTCCACCCTTCCGTTAACGCCAGCATCCTGAAATTCCTCGCCTTTGAACAGGTATTCAAGAACAGTCTCACCACGCTCCCGATGGGCGGGGGCAAGGGGGGCTCGGATTTTGACCCCAAAGGCAAGTCGGACGATGAGGTGATGCGCTTCTGCCACGCCTTCATGACGGAGCTTTGCCGGCACATCGGCCCGAATACTGACGTCCCCGCGGGGGATATCGGGGTAGGTGCGCGGGAAATCGGCTTCCTGTTTGGAATGTATAAGAAAATCCGCAACGAATTTACCGGTGTCCTCACCGGGAAAGGGCTCTCCTGGGGCGGCTCCAAGATCCGGCCGGAAGCCACGGGCTACGGCACAGTGTATTTTGCACAAAACATGCTCGAAACCCGAAACGACAGCATCGAGGGTAAAACGGTTGCGGTTTCGGGCTCCGGGAATGTGGCGCAATACGCAGCCGAGAAGGTATTGCAACTCGGCGGCAAGGTAGTAACCCTTTCGGATTCCGGGGGGCACATCCACGATCCGGACGGGATCGATGCGGAGAAACTCGCCTGGGTGATGGATTTGAAGAACAACCGGCGTGGCCGCATCTCCGAATATGTGAAACAATATCCGGGGGCAAGCTACCACAAAGGGAAGGCACCCTGGCATGTAGCCTGCCAGGTAGCCCTGCCGTGTGCCACACAGAATGAGCTGAACGGGGAGGACGCCAAAACGCTGATTAAAAACGGATGTATCTGCGTGGCAGAGGGCGCCAACATGCCCTCGACCCCGGAAGCGATCCACGCTTTCCACGACGCACGCATCCTCTTTGCACCCGGGAAGGCTTCGAATGCCGGCGGGGTGGCAACGTCCGGTCTGGAAATGAGTCAGAACTCCCTCCGCATCAGCTGGACGCGTGAAGAGGTGGACCAGCGCCTGAAAGGGATCATGTCGGATATCCACGACTCCTGCATTGAATACGGCAGGGAAGACGACGGATACTGCAACTATGTGAAAGGGGCCAATATCGCCGGCTTTGTCAAAGTTGCCGATGCCATGCTCGCCCAGGGGGTAATCTGA
- the recO gene encoding DNA repair protein RecO produces the protein MPTSTKAIVLSSLKYGESSLIVRMYTEASGRQTYMLKGILKRRKGGLRPGFFQPLTQLEIVSGTVRPGRLGYLREALIAYPYATVHSDIRKGAIALFLSEVLSESIREEETNPELFSYLEHTLQWLDQHQRIANFHIRFLMGLTRYLGFYPDQTDSHAPYFDLSEGAYCSKPGLNPVLADGNLEAFRNILGTNFDAIHTVELTQAERRELLNSLILYYEIHLQGFKKPRSLTVLDEVFS, from the coding sequence ATGCCAACCTCCACCAAAGCCATCGTCCTGAGTTCCCTGAAGTACGGGGAATCCAGCCTGATCGTCAGGATGTATACGGAGGCCTCCGGCCGGCAAACCTATATGCTGAAGGGGATCCTCAAGCGGCGCAAGGGCGGGTTGCGACCCGGGTTTTTCCAACCGCTGACCCAACTGGAAATCGTGTCGGGAACGGTGCGTCCCGGCAGGCTGGGCTACCTCCGGGAGGCGTTGATCGCCTACCCGTATGCCACAGTCCACAGCGACATCCGCAAAGGGGCCATAGCCCTTTTCCTTTCCGAAGTACTCTCCGAGAGCATCCGGGAAGAGGAGACCAACCCGGAGCTCTTCAGCTACCTGGAACACACGCTCCAGTGGCTCGACCAGCACCAACGAATAGCCAATTTCCACATCCGTTTTCTGATGGGCCTGACGCGGTACCTCGGGTTCTATCCGGACCAGACGGACAGCCATGCCCCGTATTTTGACCTCTCAGAAGGAGCCTACTGCAGCAAGCCCGGCCTGAACCCCGTTCTGGCAGACGGGAACCTGGAAGCATTCAGGAATATTTTAGGCACAAATTTTGATGCAATTCACACGGTTGAATTGACACAGGCGGAGCGGCGCGAATTGCTGAATTCACTGATCCTGTACTATGAGATTCACCTTCAGGGATTCAAAAAACCACGTTCGTTAACGGTACTCGATGAAGTTTTTTCCTAA
- a CDS encoding TonB-dependent receptor plug domain-containing protein produces MKFFPNRPIPIWLLFLWAPLFMGAQQITILDRETGEPVADVAVFNAQRSTSAISDASGQVPISGFGMRERIFFRHIGYQPLNLTRRAIENQGNRVYLEVQAEQLQEVVMSVSKWQQQKREVPQKIETIGAADVAFGNPQTAADLLQQSGKIFVQKSQYGGGSPMIRGFATNRVLLAVDGVRMNNAIFRGGNLQNVLSIDPFAVRKTEVLFGPGSVIYGSDAIGGVMNFYTRDALLSPGDSLMVAGSLEYRTATASGEHTAHGRVNLGFENWGMLTSLTYNHFGDLRMGSHGPDSYLRRRYVVTEGGTDRLEDNPNPLRQVPSGYDQVSLMQKFRYKPARQWDFNLGVHFSETSDYARYDRLIRPDSDGDGLRSAEWYYGPQKWFMGNIRMAHTGGNKFYEGMKLSAAYQFFEESRNDRDFGEDILYSTRERVGAYSLNLDFETRKVGDLRLYYGAEYIGNSVRSDGSETNVQSGVRDGGASRYPDGSSWQTVAAYVNGSYRFKPNLTLLAGMRYSHVWIDAEFDPTYYDFPFEDANLDNGALTGSLGISWFPGRNTQVTLNGSTGFRAPNIDDIGKIFDSEPGSVVVPNPDLEPEYAYNAELGVRQNIRDRLVVKGSVYYTYLVDALVRRDFTFNGERTIPYNGEPSNVQAIQNAAKAYVYGVELGFDASLAEHWSLLGNYTITEGVEEEEDGSESPARHAAPDFADLHLVYSKYPLKASFFLNYNGEVPFEDLAFSERSKTFIYASDAGGNPFSPAWYTLNFRSSYTFPGDYRLTLAVENLTDQRYRPYSSGIAAAGINVIAGLSMRF; encoded by the coding sequence ATGAAGTTTTTTCCTAACCGACCCATTCCAATCTGGCTCCTTTTTCTTTGGGCACCCCTGTTTATGGGCGCCCAGCAAATTACCATCCTGGATCGCGAAACCGGCGAACCGGTTGCGGATGTTGCGGTGTTTAACGCCCAGCGCAGCACGTCTGCCATCTCGGATGCCTCCGGGCAGGTGCCGATTTCGGGATTCGGGATGCGGGAACGCATCTTTTTCAGGCATATCGGCTACCAGCCCCTGAACCTTACCCGGAGGGCAATCGAGAACCAGGGGAACCGGGTGTATCTGGAAGTACAGGCCGAACAGTTACAGGAAGTGGTCATGTCCGTTTCCAAATGGCAGCAGCAGAAGCGGGAAGTCCCCCAGAAAATCGAAACGATCGGGGCGGCAGACGTCGCTTTCGGGAACCCCCAGACCGCTGCAGACCTGTTGCAGCAATCCGGTAAAATATTCGTCCAGAAAAGCCAGTACGGGGGCGGGAGCCCCATGATCCGGGGGTTTGCAACCAACCGGGTGCTGCTTGCCGTGGACGGGGTGCGCATGAACAATGCGATTTTTCGCGGGGGCAACCTCCAGAATGTCCTGTCCATCGACCCCTTCGCGGTTCGGAAAACCGAGGTGCTGTTTGGACCGGGATCGGTGATTTACGGCAGCGATGCAATTGGGGGCGTCATGAATTTCTACACCCGGGATGCGCTGCTTTCCCCGGGGGATTCCCTGATGGTGGCCGGCAGCCTGGAATACCGGACCGCCACGGCCTCCGGCGAACATACGGCCCATGGCCGGGTCAACCTCGGGTTCGAAAACTGGGGGATGCTCACAAGCCTTACATACAACCATTTCGGCGACCTGCGGATGGGCAGCCACGGGCCGGATTCTTACCTGAGGCGCCGCTACGTGGTGACGGAAGGGGGTACGGATCGCCTGGAAGACAACCCGAACCCGCTCCGCCAGGTACCCAGCGGATACGATCAGGTAAGCCTGATGCAAAAATTCCGGTATAAGCCGGCCCGCCAATGGGACTTCAACCTGGGGGTGCACTTTAGCGAAACCTCGGACTATGCCCGGTACGACCGCCTGATCCGCCCGGATTCCGACGGGGACGGCCTCCGGTCTGCCGAGTGGTATTACGGCCCCCAGAAATGGTTTATGGGGAATATCCGCATGGCCCATACGGGGGGGAACAAGTTTTACGAGGGCATGAAACTCAGCGCGGCCTACCAGTTTTTTGAAGAGAGCCGCAACGACCGGGATTTCGGGGAAGACATCCTGTATTCCACCCGGGAACGCGTGGGGGCCTACTCCCTGAACCTGGATTTTGAAACCCGTAAGGTCGGCGACCTGCGGTTGTACTACGGGGCCGAGTATATCGGGAATTCCGTCCGGTCCGACGGATCGGAGACCAACGTGCAGTCCGGTGTGCGGGATGGAGGCGCTTCCCGCTACCCGGATGGTTCCTCCTGGCAAACGGTGGCGGCCTACGTCAACGGGTCGTATCGGTTCAAGCCCAACCTGACGCTGCTGGCTGGGATGCGTTACAGTCACGTCTGGATCGATGCGGAATTCGACCCGACCTATTACGACTTCCCTTTTGAGGATGCAAACCTGGACAACGGGGCGCTCACCGGCAGCCTGGGAATCAGTTGGTTCCCCGGGAGGAATACCCAGGTCACCCTGAACGGTTCTACGGGTTTCCGGGCGCCGAACATCGACGATATCGGGAAGATATTCGATTCGGAGCCCGGTTCGGTGGTAGTGCCGAACCCGGACCTGGAACCCGAGTACGCCTACAACGCCGAATTGGGGGTGCGGCAGAATATCCGGGACCGGCTGGTTGTCAAAGGCTCGGTTTACTACACTTATCTGGTAGACGCGCTGGTACGGCGGGATTTCACCTTTAACGGGGAACGCACCATCCCCTACAACGGGGAACCCAGTAATGTACAGGCCATCCAGAATGCGGCCAAAGCCTATGTATACGGGGTGGAACTCGGTTTCGACGCCTCCCTGGCGGAACACTGGAGCCTGCTGGGCAACTACACGATTACCGAAGGGGTTGAGGAAGAGGAGGACGGCAGCGAGTCGCCCGCGCGGCATGCAGCCCCGGATTTTGCAGACCTGCACCTGGTCTATAGCAAATACCCGCTTAAGGCGTCCTTCTTCCTGAATTACAACGGGGAAGTACCCTTCGAGGACCTGGCCTTTTCCGAACGTAGCAAAACCTTTATTTACGCGTCGGATGCCGGGGGCAATCCCTTCAGCCCGGCCTGGTATACGCTGAATTTCCGGTCTTCCTATACCTTTCCGGGCGATTACCGCCTGACCCTCGCGGTAGAAAACCTCACAGACCAGCGCTACCGGCCGTATTCCTCCGGGATCGCAGCGGCCGGCATCAACGTCATTGCCGGGTTGTCCATGCGGTTCTAA
- a CDS encoding DUF4175 domain-containing protein, with product MKKLLIPFAIVALAGGLMTGCRDTPEKAGEAAESVGESLEQAGKNLKENSDEIREGLENTMDTMEKAGEELKEGAEEVGEGMKEGAQKVGEGIRKAGEELEDAVDDN from the coding sequence ATGAAAAAGTTACTGATACCATTTGCGATAGTTGCCCTGGCCGGGGGTCTGATGACCGGTTGCCGCGACACCCCCGAGAAGGCAGGGGAAGCTGCCGAGTCCGTGGGTGAATCCCTGGAACAAGCCGGCAAAAACCTCAAGGAGAACAGCGATGAAATCCGCGAAGGCCTGGAGAACACCATGGATACCATGGAAAAAGCCGGCGAAGAGCTGAAAGAAGGCGCCGAGGAGGTTGGTGAAGGCATGAAGGAGGGCGCCCAAAAAGTAGGCGAAGGCATCCGGAAAGCCGGCGAGGAACTGGAAGACGCGGTGGACGACAACTAA